A region from the Plutella xylostella chromosome 6, ilPluXylo3.1, whole genome shotgun sequence genome encodes:
- the LOC105389980 gene encoding DNA ligase 3: MSESSQFQPYYVDRAKGGRAGCKGCKDKCPNGELRIAKIVASPYGENQQMKSWYHVDCFMTALLKQRPATKRVDSVDDIGNWEAISKEDQEFLLNKLNDMEKLYEEKNSGKYTAKVLKNELNINKPSTSKGSPKSKDKEVIKTDDNNFIEFINLCKRISRHDAYLDKTSVVNSFFTKGTDGNSFQGDIALWCKLLLPQVTKRVYNLKSKQLVKLFSRIFNTDHDDMLTHLEQGDVADTVKHFFKKSRTYEPASESKLTIHDVENFLEDLSKLTKEEEQIYHFKKIVKRCTVDDIKMIIRLIKGDLRINAGPKHILEGVHPDAYKVFQTSRNLDMVLERVLQNSSGVKHKDSIQETVKAQVQIMTPVLPMLAEACKSVEMAMKKCPNGMFSEIKYDGERVQVHKKGHEFKYFSRSLKPVMAHKVSHFKDYLPKAFPKGEDLILDAEVLMVDVKTGKPLPFGTLGIHKQSAFTDASVCLFVFDCLYYNGKVLLDIPIRKRREILYEHMKEIENHVMFSEQKLIKQPGDLASMIAEVLQLGLEGLVLKDLESTYEPGKRHWLKVKKDYLFGGAMADTADLVVLGAWFGTGKKGGMMSVFLMGCLDTRRKIWVTVTKVHTGHDDSTLERLQKELGPLMVKISQDSNKIPSWLDCNKGLVPDFVARDPKQQPVWEITGTEFTKANIHTADGISVRFPRVTRIRDDKNWETATNLDELKHLFKTSKEKTDVSLLNKLAETASKSDVSEPPTKKVKASPSKEKKIDAYFSKTQNSPKRKKVKKEELDSSTASEKMDTSDRSNTSTDSKDKSNVSTDSKDKLNASTDSKKSKSSEKIKKEKIKFELVPENPLPDAFKDQKIGFYPDFISFPEDERRHFERHWVGYGGKVVKSLKCTDVDFVIHNSSRIEFKNMTKLKDKLPSHVRHVIRSWLVKCINDVKLCDTKRFSVTVEP, from the exons ATGTCGGAAAGTTCGCAATTTCAACCTTATTACGTCGATCGAGCTAAAGGGGGGCGAGCAGGGTGCAAGGGTTGTAAGGACAAGTGCCCTAATGGTGAACTACGAATCGCTAAGATAGTAGCAAGCCCCTATGGCGAAAACCAACAGATGAAATCATGGTATCATGTAGATTGCTTCATGACCGCTCTTTTGAAACAGAGACCGGCTACCAAAAGGGTTGATTCCGTAGACGATATAGGAAACTGGGAAGCAATATCAAAAGAAGACCAAGAATttttactaaacaaattaaatgACATGGAGAAATTATATGAGGAAAAGAACAGTGGAAAGTATACAgctaaggtattgaaaaatgAGTTGAATATAAACAAACCAAGTACTTCCAAGGGATCCCCTAAAAGCAAGGATAAAGAAGTTATAAAAACAgatgataataatttcatagaatttataaatttgtGCAAAAGAATCTCTAGACATGATGCTTACTTGGACAAAACTTCTGTTGTTAACAGTTTTTTCACTAAAGGTACTGACGGTAACTCTTTCCAAGGTGACATTGCACTGTGGTGCAAGCTCCTCCTTCCCCAAGTTACAAAAAGAGTTTATAACTTAAAAAGTAAGCAGTTAGTGAAATtattttcacgaatattcaacaCAGATCATGATGATATGTTGACGCATTTAGAGCAAGGGGACGTTGCAGACACGGTCAAACACTTCTTTAAGAAATCCAGAACTTATGAACCTGCATCGGAAAGTAAACTAACTATTCATGATGTTGAAAACTTCTTAGAAGACCTCTCAAAGTTGACAAAAGAAGAAGAGCAGATATACCATTTCAAGAAAATAGTTAAACGATGTACAGTAGATGACATTAAAATGATTATAAGGCTTATTAAAGGTGACCTAAGAATCAATGCTGGTCCTAAGCATATTCTAGAAGGTGTGCACCCAGATGCTTACAAAGTCTTTCAGACTTCAAGAAACCTTGACATGGTCTTAGAAAGAGTTTTGCAAAACAGCAGCGGTGTTAAACACAAGGATTCTATTCAGGAAACTGTGAAAGCTCAAGTTCAAATCATGACTCCAGTTCTGCCGATGTTGGCTGAAGCATGCAAGTCCGTTGAAATGGCAATGAAGAAATGTCCTAACGGAATGTTCtctgaaattaaatatgaTGGGGAAAGAGTCCAAGTACACAAGAAGGGGCatgaatttaagtacttttCGAGATCATTGAAACCTGTGATGGCACATAAAGTCAGTCACTTCAAAGATTATCTACCGAAAGCATTCCCTAAAGGTGAAGATCTGATTTTAGATGCGGAAGTACTTATGGTTGATGTAAAGACTGGGAAGCCATTGCCGTTTGGCACTCTTGGCATTCACAAGCAGTCAGCATTCACTGATGCATCAGTATGCTTGTTTGTATTTGACTGTCTGTACTATAATGGTAAAGTACTGCTGGACATACCAATTAGAAAGAGAAGAGAGATCTTGTATGAACATATGAAGGAGATAGAGAATCATGTCATGTTCTCTGAACAGAAGCTTATAAAGCAGCCAGGTGATTTAGCCAGCATGATTGCTGAG GTTCTCCAATTGGGCCTAGAAGGCTTAGTGCTCAAAGATCTAGAATCCACCTATGAGCCTGGAAAACGACACTGGCTGAAGGTGAAGAAAGACTACCTGTTTGGGGGAGCCATGGCCGATACAGCTGATCTGGTGGTGCTTGGGGCTTGGTTTG GCACAGGCAAAAAGGGCGGCATGATGTCGGTATTCCTGATGGGGTGTCTCGACACGCGCCGGAAAATCTGGGTCACCGTCACCAAGGTACATACAGGACATGATGACAGCACCCTGGAGCGGCTACAGAAGGAACTCGGTCCACTCATGGTGAAGATATCCCAGGATAGTAACAAGATACCGAGCTGGCTGGATTGTAATAAGGGTTTGGTGCCGGACTTTGTGGCTAGAGATCCTAAGCAACAGCCGGTTTGGGAGATTACTG GAACGGAATTCACAAAAGCAAACATACACACGGCTGACGGAATCTCCGTCCGTTTCCCGAGAGTCACCCGAATACGAGACGACAAGAACTGGGAGACCGCAACTAACTTGGACGAACTGAAACATCTGTTCAAAACGTCCAAAGAAAAAACAGACGTTTCGCTACTGAACAAATTGGCTGAAACAGCCTCAAAGTCGGATGTCAGCGAACCGCCAACGAAGAAAGTCAAAGCTAGTCCGTCAAAGGAAAAGAAAATAGACGCATATTTTTCAAAGACTCAAAACTCACCGAAAAGGAAAAAGGTTAAAAAGGAAGAACTGGATAGCTCGACAGCATCTGAAAAAATGGACACATCAGACCGAAGCAATACCAGTACAGACAGTAAAGACAAAAGCAATGTCAGTACAGATAGCAAAGACAAACTCAATGCCAGTACAGATAGTAAAAAAAGCAAATCAAgtgaaaaaatcaaaaaagaGAAAATAAAGTTCGAACTTGTACCGGAAAATCCGTTGCCGGACGCATTTAAAGACCAGAAAATAGGTTTCTACCCGGATTTCATCAGCTTTCCTGAAGATGAGAGGCGACATTTTGAAAGACATTGGGTTGGCTACGGAGGTAAAGTTGTCAAATCCCTAAAATGTACAGATGTAGACTTCGTCATTCACAACAgtagtagaatagaatttaaGAACATGACTAAATTAAAAGACAAACTGCCTTCCCATGTACGACATGTAATAAGAAGTTGGTTggtaaaatgtataaatgatGTGAAATTGTGTGATACTAAAAGGTTTTCTGTCACTGTTGAACCATAA